A stretch of Ipomoea triloba cultivar NCNSP0323 chromosome 11, ASM357664v1 DNA encodes these proteins:
- the LOC115996502 gene encoding GDT1-like protein 4 translates to MGLRSNAYLYLLALLLFIFAAQLISAQEIIDEAGKEESSGRIGDLGRRSKIIVDKLKTGDLQEENDPDSVGLGLDLDTGLGVFDAFIASLSMIIVSEIGDETFIIAALMAMRHPKSIVLSGALSALFIMTILSTGLGRIVPNLISRKHTNSAATVLYAFFGLRLLYIAWRSDSKASQKKEIEEVEEKLEAGQGKTAVRRFFSRFCTPIYLESFILTFLAEWGDRSQIATIALATHKNAIGVAVGATIGHTVCTSLAVVGGSMLASKISQRTVATVGGLLFLGFSLSSYFYPPL, encoded by the exons ATGGGTTTGAGATCGAACGCCTATCTTTACCTCCTTGCCctcttactttttattttcgCTGCCCAATTGATTTCTGCTCAG GAAATCATTGATGAGGCTGGAAAAGAAGAGTCGAGCGGAAGGATTGGAGATCTGGGTCGCCGCAGTAAA ATTATTGTTGACAAACTTAAGACTGGTGATCTACAAGAGGAAAATGATCCTGATTCTGTGGGCCTTGGCCTCGACTTGGACACAGGGCTTGGAGTATTTGATGCCTTCATTGCAAGTTTGTCGATGATCATTGTCAGTGAG ATTGGGGATGAGACATTTATAATAGCAGCTCTTATGGCAATGCGTCACCCTAAGTCAATTGTTCTATCTGGTGCCCTGAGTGCCTTGTTTATAATGACA ATACTTTCAACTGGACTTGGCAGGATTGTGCCTAACCTGATATCAAGGAAGCATACTAACAGTGCAGCTACAG TTCTTTATGCATTTTTTGGGCTTCGGCTACTTTACATTGCGTGGAGGTCAGATTCAAAAGCTTCCcagaaaaaagaaatagaggAA GTAGAAGAGAAACTCGAAGCTGGGCAGGGGAAAACAGCAGTTAGGCGTTTCTTTTCTAGATTCTGTACACCAATATATTTGGAG TCATTCATCTTAACCTTTCTGGCAGAATGGGGAGATCGCAGCCAGATAGCAACAATTGCT CTAGCTACCCACAAAAATGCAATTGGAGTTGCTGTGGGTGCCACGATAGGACACACAGTATGTACCTCTTTGGCAGTGGTGGGAGGAAGCATGCTGGCCTCCAAGATTTCACAGCGGACAGTAGCAACAGTCGGGGGCTTGCTGTTCCTTGGTTTTTCCTTGTCATCGTATTTCTACCCACCTCTATAA
- the LOC115996509 gene encoding acyl carrier protein 2, mitochondrial-like — MAAAIRSALLKHLRVEVIALRNPSPNPRGPIFRLIGLSRHFCEEARGSFLDKSEVTDRVITVVKNFQKVDPAKVTPNAHFQKDLGLDSLDTVEIVMAFEEEFGFEIPDNEADKINSINLAVDFIASHPQAK, encoded by the exons ATGGCGGCGGCCATAAGAAGCGCGCTGCTAAAGCACCTGAGAGTGGAAGTTATTGCACTGCGAAACCCTTCCCCTAACCCTAGGGGCCCAATTTTTCGGCTGATCGGACTGAGCCGTCATTTCTGCGAGGAAGCGAGAGGCTCCTTCCTTGATAAATCCGAAGTCACCGACCGTGTCATCACCGTCGTCAAGAACTTTCAGAAAGTCGATCCCGCTAAG GTTACGCCCAATGCTCATTTCCAAAAAGATCTCGGTTTAGATAGTTTGGACACCGTGGAGATTGTAATGGCCTTTGAAGAAGAGTTTGGGTTTGAGATTCCCGACAACGAAGCAGACAAGATCAATTCAATCAATCTTGCTGTTGACTTCATTGCATCCCACCCACAggcaaaataa
- the LOC115996505 gene encoding CRIB domain-containing protein RIC4-like — MRDRMERFALLPFSMGCVSESSVAVSRPLHLTNTPPNNPLHTPKKFQEWREEREEVEEEREEGDEKTRHLKLRRLLKNFKSLSQLFLYKEDGDEVGEEEESRMMEIGHPTDVKHVTHIGLDGASTSILSQRWTPSCRMMMDMHPHHHHHHDIFLSTTTSPSPTTAATTPATNPPSPASIVNAVHHQPADV; from the exons atGAGAGATAGAATGGAAAGATTTGCACTTCTTCCCTTTTCTATGGGTTGTGTCTCTGAGTCAAGTGTTGCGGTTTCTCGTCCTCTTCATCTCACCAATACGCCACCAAATAATCCCCTACACACACCAA AAAAATTTCAAGAGTGGAGAGAGGAAAGGGAAGAGGTAGAGGAAGAGCGGGAAGAGGGTGATGAGAAAACTCGTCATCTTAAATTGCGGAGGCTCTTGAAAAATTTCAAGAGCTTGTCTCAATTATTTT TGTACAAGGAAGATGGGGATGAggtgggagaagaagaagagagtagAATGATGGAGATTGGACATCCAACAGATGTTAAACATGTAACTCACATTGGCTTGGATGGGGCGTCCACTTCAATCCTCTCCCAGAGATGGACCCCATCATGCAGGATGATGATGGACATGCATCcgcatcatcatcaccatcatgaCATCTTCCTCAGCACTACAACTTCACCCTCTCCGACCACGGCGGCCACAACTCCGGCCACGAACCCACCGTCGCCGGCATCTATTGTAAATGCAGTGCATCACCAGCCAGCTGACGTATAA